The Desulfonatronum sp. SC1 DNA window ACAATGCAGCAGATGCGCACACTCCATTCATGTCTTTGTTGGAATGCCGGGGCACGAAAAGCGACCCGCAAGCTTGAGGAACCAAGCGACGCCCAGGCCCAGATACTGAAGGCCATGGGCTACGGAGTGAGCAGTGGGGTCTTACAGGAATTGGCGACTTAACACACCGAAATCACTTGCGTTTTCAAAAAAAATGACGTTCAATCTGTTAAACTCCTGTCAATCATCAACTTTCAATCATCAACTTTCAACAACTTTGTTTGCAAAATAACTTTTGCACCAAACTCCCAAGCTCTTGCAAGGACGACGCACCATGAAAAAATCCGGATTACTCTCTGAAGCAGCTCTTGCGTTTGAAGTGGTTATCCTGATCACGGCGGGATTGATCGCATTGCTGGCCGGCATCCTGCTTTTCCCCGTCCAGCAAGGGCTGCTGCCATACTACGAGAACGGTCTGTACGGCCTGTTTCTGGTTCTTTTCGCCTTGCAGATCATTGTCTTGGGAAAAACCCCTTTCGGTGAAGCACGGCGCTCAAAGCCGCTACTTGCAATCGGGCTGCTCATCGCGGCCCTGGGGATTGTCTCCTGTTTTATTCCGGGGATTTTGGGCCAGGCACCCCGGATTCTGCTGTTCATCTGTTTCGGTCTGGGCGGTTTTTCCCTGCTTGTGCAGCTCTTTGTTTCCAAGGACAAATACCGGGCCTGGAAACAGCATGGGGGTGTTTTTCATCATCTGATCCTGGGATGCGCGGCGGTGTATGCCTTGTCCATGGTGATCGGCCTGATCGTCCTGCTCCCCGGAGCCCTTGCCCCGCAAGTGACCGCCGTTGTCGTCATATTGTACGGATTATCACTCATCTATCTTTCCTGCGCACTGGAAAAAGTCTGTCGCATGTATCCGGAAGCCCAGGCATCCGGCGGGGGAGAGGGAGAACTGTCAACTGACAAGGCCATGATCCTCCTGTTCTGCCTTTTCATGGTGCTTCTTGGCCTGCTGCTGATTCCTGTGAGTCTGGGCCTGCTTCCTTTTGCGCCTGGCGCGCAGTTGGGGCTTTTACTGCTGCTCTTCGCCCTCCAGATGATGGCCCTGGGCAGCACGCCCATCGGCCCTTTTCCGCGGACCTGGCTGTTGTTTATCCTGGGTCTGGTGGTTGCGTTCCTCGGGACGGTGTCCTGCATCATTCCGGGGTTCCTGCTTTTCCAGCTCACGCTGCTCGTGGGCGTGCTGAATATCTGTGGAGGCGCCGCGACAATCGCAAGAGTGTTCATCCCGTTGTTCAAAAAACCGGACAAGCCGCGAGAGCCCGTGCCGCCCATCCTGGTCAGGCTTTTTGCGACGCAACTGACGTTGGGCGTGTTGGCGATGCTTTTCGGTACATCCATGCTTGTCTCGAACATGATTCCCGCCCTGATCGTGGGCATTATTCTCGCTTCCAACGGGTTCGTCCTTTTGTACCTGCTACGGATTCTGGTTCAAATCGACAGGATCAAGGCCGAGGCCCGGGAATAGCCGAAAATGTCGCATCAGGTCTTGTTCTCGAACCGCAAAATCAGGAACGGCCCTGTATGCGCTTTGGACAGGCAGGTGTCAGACAAGCCAAGCCAAACAACTATTGCCAGGAATGTTGGCGCTGCCAACTTTCCTGGCGCAAACCTCTGGCGAGTTTTGCTTAACCACTTTAAATAATATCTTGAAATTGCAATACTTTCAACGTGGCATGGAACGTGCTGTCCAGTATGGCAACATCATCAACATTCAACCGATACGGAGGCATCTCATGAACATCTGGAGCAAAAAGCTGTTCACAACCGCGGCAATGGCTGCCCTGGTCTGCCTGCTGGGCATGGGCCGGGCCGGGGCGTTTGAGCAAGCGGACCTGGACAGACTGCTGCAGACAAATTCTTGTCCTGGCTGCAATCTATCCAAGGCCAACCTGTCCGGGGCCGACTTGAGGGGGGCTAACCTTGCAGGGGCCGACATGCCCCACATCAACCTCTCCGGGGCCGACTTGAGGGGGGTCAACCTTGAATCGGCAATTCTGTACAGAGCCAACCTGTCCGTCGCCAACCTTGAAGGGGCCGACATGCCCTCCTCCTACCTGTCCGACGCCGACTTGAGGGGGGCCAACCTCAAAAAGGCAAATCTGTACAGAGCCGACCTGTCCGACGCCAACCTGTCCGGGGCTCATTTGCAAGGTGCCGATATAGGCGGATGCAAATGTTACAATGCCAACCTGGACGGGGCCAATCTGCAGGGAGCCACTATTCATAGGGCCGAACTGGCTGGCGCCAGCCTGTCCGGGACAACATGGTATTCTGGCAGAATATGCGCCGAAGGGAGTGTGGGGCGTTGTAATTGAACGTGAGACAGCCGCCTTCTGAAAAAATACTGACGGGCGGGTCGGAAGAATTCATCATCAATCATCAGGAAGGAGCATCACTATGGAAGAAAGAAAGCGTTTTTTTCAGAGCAAGGTCGCCGTCATCACCGGCGCGTCCACGGGAATCGGACTGGGACTGGCCAGGAAACTCCTGGAGAGCGGGGCCGAGGTGTTTCTGTCAAGCCGAACCGCGGCGCATATCGCCGAGGCCGCCGTGTCACTACGGCAGTATGGGGACAAAGTGCATGCGCAGGTGCTCGATGTCCGTGAAGAAAAGGCCGTGACCGACTATATGGACTATGTGGCCGCCCGCGGTCCGGTGGATTATCTGTTCTGCAATGCCGGCGTGGGTTACGCCCTCCCCTACGCCGACGTCACGCAACGCGAGGACTGGAACACCATTTTCGACGTGAACGTGTTCGGAGTCGCCAACTGCGTCCATGCCATGCTTCCTCATCTTCTGAAACAGAAAAGCGGTCACATTCTGATCACTTCATCGGTTGCGGGCATATCTCCGCTCCCCTATCAGACGGTCTACGTCGCCAGTAAATACGCTGTTTACGGTTTTGCCCGGTGCCTCAGATATGAACTCGAGGAAAAAAATATCAAGGTCTCGGTCATCTGCCCCGGAGCGGTCGCGACGAACATCTTTTACCGGGGCCTTGATTATTCACTGAATTTCGACCTGCCCCAACCTCCCAATGCTATTGACATAGATCAGTCCGGAAACGAGATTCTCGACGGCATCCAAAACGGGCAGGAGGTTATCCCCGTCAATGACGATGCGCGTGAGCTGTATAAAAACATTTGCGCGGGCAATGCCGATGGCGTTGAAGCCTTCTTGCAGGCCGTCAAGGAGATGAATCTGGCAACTTTTCGCAAGGCGGCGGCAATGCAGCAGTGATGATGTACGAGAAATTGTAGTCCAAGCAAACTTCTTTCAACCAAGGAGGAACGTCATGAGGAAAATGTGGAGCAAGATTTTCACAACAGCGGCCCTGACCTTCATGCTCTGCCTGACCGGACTGGTCATGACCGGCCAAGCCCAGGCCCAGCGGTTCGTGGACAATGGGAACGGGACGGTCACGGATACGGTGACCAATCTGATGTGGACCAAGCATTCCGCCCCGTTCGCCGAAATTTAATGGCCTGAAGCGACTGCAGCGGCAGACTCTTTCAGCATCTCCGGTATTGACGGCTGGCGTCTGCCGAGCAAGGAAGAACTCGGTGACTTATACCGTGCAATGCAGGGCGGACATCCATTCACCGGGGACCATTCGCGCCTCTACTGGTCCAGCGAGGCCGCCTCGGACTACCGCGCGTGGAGCGTGCATATGAGTGACGGCAGCATGGGCGAGTACCTCAGGTTCTACAACTTCCTCGCCTGGCCGGTCCGCAACGTACAGTGAGGTGCTTGGGAGCTTTGGTTGTTCTGAATACTGGGCTTTTTGGCGAGATGAGGCTGTCCAAGGCGCAGCCTCCGAGGCCCATATTTGCGATTTAGCCCCATGCCCTGGCGGTTGGCAGAGGCAAGAGATTGGATGCGACGAAAAGAATCGGCAACAGAATGTATTCGGCTTCCTGTCACTCAACGAAAATGGAGGTGGAGATGAGAAACAAGGCATTGATTTTTTTAATGACGATACTTTTTCTGGGCGCTTCCCATGCATCAGCATTTGAGGCAACGATCAGCAATCCGACGGATCATCTCGTATTTGTCGATGGGTATGGCGTGGCGCCCGGCACGGACCACAGTGAACTGGCCATGACCATTGGTTTGAATCCCAAAGAAACCTTATCCCTGGATTTCATGCACTATGTTCCTTCCGGTCTGACTGGGA harbors:
- a CDS encoding pentapeptide repeat-containing protein, giving the protein MNIWSKKLFTTAAMAALVCLLGMGRAGAFEQADLDRLLQTNSCPGCNLSKANLSGADLRGANLAGADMPHINLSGADLRGVNLESAILYRANLSVANLEGADMPSSYLSDADLRGANLKKANLYRADLSDANLSGAHLQGADIGGCKCYNANLDGANLQGATIHRAELAGASLSGTTWYSGRICAEGSVGRCN
- a CDS encoding SDR family oxidoreductase; this encodes MEERKRFFQSKVAVITGASTGIGLGLARKLLESGAEVFLSSRTAAHIAEAAVSLRQYGDKVHAQVLDVREEKAVTDYMDYVAARGPVDYLFCNAGVGYALPYADVTQREDWNTIFDVNVFGVANCVHAMLPHLLKQKSGHILITSSVAGISPLPYQTVYVASKYAVYGFARCLRYELEEKNIKVSVICPGAVATNIFYRGLDYSLNFDLPQPPNAIDIDQSGNEILDGIQNGQEVIPVNDDARELYKNICAGNADGVEAFLQAVKEMNLATFRKAAAMQQ